A single region of the Lonchura striata isolate bLonStr1 chromosome 19, bLonStr1.mat, whole genome shotgun sequence genome encodes:
- the TEN1 gene encoding CST complex subunit TEN1 produces MLPSAGVYYFPWEINSSVPEGKTLRTFGRLCCYDLARSEAILTTQHNSAQYLVYVDTEFVEPFQAQVGSSYMVLGEAEHREETSSPVIKARILTCVEGMNVALLEQAIQEQRKYFNERQEQRENSTS; encoded by the exons ATGCTGCCAAGTGCTGGTGTCTATTACTTCCCGTGGGAGATCAACAGCTCGGTCCCCGAGGGGAAGACACTGAGGACATTTGGCAG GTTATGCTGCTATGACCTGGCCCGATCTGAAGCCATTCTAACCACACAGCACAACTCAGCTCAGTACCTGGTCTATGTTGACACCGAGTTTGTGGAGCCATTCCAAGCCCAAGTGGGATCTTCCTACATGGTCCTGGGAGAGGCTGAACACAGGGAAG aaacCTCCAGTCCTGTGATAAAAGCACGAATATTGACCTGCGTGGAAGGGATGAATGTGGCCCTGCTGGAACAAGCCATACAGGAGCAGAGGAAATACTTCAAtgagaggcaggagcagagggaaaacagcacatcctga